One segment of Olsenella uli DSM 7084 DNA contains the following:
- a CDS encoding DUF2273 domain-containing protein, which translates to MADNDATTVNETGADGTGGSQAQGRQPAGRATDGGRWWPSVEGARKWVQDNFPGHTNAVVGGACGLVVAILIFVIGFWKALFVTACIAVGVAVGQYLDGDPKVAAFISRIFNDNRG; encoded by the coding sequence GTGGCAGACAACGACGCGACGACCGTCAACGAGACGGGTGCCGACGGGACGGGCGGCAGCCAGGCGCAGGGCCGCCAGCCAGCCGGCCGTGCGACGGACGGCGGGAGGTGGTGGCCGTCCGTCGAGGGCGCGCGGAAGTGGGTTCAGGACAACTTTCCCGGGCACACCAATGCCGTCGTCGGTGGGGCCTGCGGCCTCGTTGTCGCGATCCTGATCTTCGTCATCGGATTCTGGAAGGCGCTCTTCGTGACCGCCTGCATCGCGGTCGGCGTCGCCGTGGGCCAGTACCTCGATGGCGACCCCAAGGTGGCCGCATTCATCTCGCGCATCTTCAACGACAACAGGGGCTAG
- the tagD gene encoding glycerol-3-phosphate cytidylyltransferase encodes MRRVITYGTFDLLHYGHISLLRRARGLGDYLVVALSTDEFNHNEKGKVCYFSYERRKMLLEAIRYVDLVIPEESWGQKRSDIHEYHIDTFVMGDDWEGQFDFLTEEGCSVVYLPRTPEISSTRIKDSLRSQ; translated from the coding sequence ATGCGCAGAGTGATCACGTACGGGACGTTCGACCTTCTGCACTACGGTCACATCAGCCTGCTCAGACGAGCTCGAGGCCTGGGTGACTATCTGGTGGTCGCCCTCTCCACCGACGAGTTCAACCATAACGAGAAGGGCAAGGTCTGTTACTTCTCATATGAGAGGAGGAAGATGCTCCTTGAGGCGATCCGCTACGTCGACCTTGTGATTCCCGAGGAGAGCTGGGGGCAGAAGAGAAGCGACATACACGAGTACCACATCGACACCTTCGTCATGGGGGACGACTGGGAGGGACAGTTCGACTTCCTGACGGAGGAAGGGTGCAGCGTGGTCTACCTTCCGCGAACTCCCGAGATTTCATCCACCCGCATCAAGGACAGCCTAAGGTCCCAGTAG
- the amaP gene encoding alkaline shock response membrane anchor protein AmaP: MNFLKRVCLFVFGLAGLLALVALVLPWFGPWTREATALLGVDEYYLVVECLTLVAAIGLVVCLLRSIFVRNRKVMVVSKVGSDLITVTRDAISSQAVHIIEDGGMFKAKGVGVSLRRRGRVRVSVRVQPARTADVVSSGQELHAALVEGLETVCGDNVDCVSIEFVRAAEYVAPEAEGAGTEGSPAYGDMPADEHGALPSEAAREVRPGREAAPASVDTFADARTTDTDDAGITVPMAHYSADAGQPMEEE; the protein is encoded by the coding sequence ATGAACTTCCTCAAGCGCGTCTGTCTGTTCGTGTTCGGGCTTGCGGGCCTCCTTGCGCTCGTGGCGCTCGTGCTGCCCTGGTTTGGTCCCTGGACCCGCGAGGCCACGGCCCTTCTCGGCGTGGACGAGTACTACCTCGTCGTGGAGTGCCTGACCTTGGTGGCTGCCATAGGTCTTGTGGTCTGCCTGCTGCGTTCGATCTTCGTACGCAATCGCAAGGTCATGGTCGTCTCCAAGGTGGGCTCCGACCTGATCACGGTGACGCGTGACGCCATCTCGTCGCAGGCGGTCCACATCATCGAGGACGGCGGCATGTTCAAGGCGAAGGGCGTCGGGGTCAGCCTCAGGCGTCGCGGGCGTGTGCGCGTGAGCGTGCGGGTGCAGCCTGCGAGGACCGCGGACGTCGTGTCATCGGGACAGGAGCTGCATGCCGCCCTGGTCGAGGGGCTCGAGACCGTCTGTGGCGACAACGTCGACTGCGTGAGCATAGAGTTCGTCAGGGCTGCGGAATACGTCGCGCCCGAAGCCGAGGGTGCCGGGACGGAAGGGTCCCCCGCGTACGGCGACATGCCGGCCGACGAGCATGGCGCCCTGCCGTCAGAGGCCGCGCGGGAGGTGCGGCCCGGGCGCGAGGCCGCTCCCGCGTCCGTGGACACATTCGCAGATGCCAGGACCACAGACACCGATGATGCGGGTATCACGGTGCCCATGGCGCACTACAGCGCCGATGCGGGCCAGCCCATGGAGGAGGAGTAG
- a CDS encoding YebC/PmpR family DNA-binding transcriptional regulator: protein MSGHSKWATTKHKKAAIDAKRSALFSKHSRNITVAARSGGDPNPDNNASLAAAVARARMVSMPNAKIQAAIDKAFGTGADAVVYKEVTYEGYGPAGVAVYVECLTDNLNRTAADVRSAFTHAGGNLGTSGSVSFQFTRKGSLAVDKVIKSDDKKVPDKDNAVDEDEFMMAVAEAEGEDYEDAGEQWIVYTPYDRMQDVQRGLEAQGIEVKGSELTMVPNTPNNLELNDAKKVQRLVDRLEDLDDVQNVYTTMEVSDEVAEQLDED, encoded by the coding sequence ATGTCCGGACACTCTAAGTGGGCTACCACCAAGCACAAGAAGGCCGCGATTGACGCCAAGCGCTCCGCGCTCTTCTCCAAGCACTCGCGTAACATCACCGTCGCGGCCCGCAGCGGTGGCGACCCCAACCCGGACAACAACGCCTCCCTCGCCGCCGCCGTCGCCCGCGCCCGCATGGTCTCTATGCCCAACGCCAAGATCCAGGCTGCCATCGACAAGGCCTTCGGCACCGGTGCCGATGCCGTCGTCTACAAGGAGGTCACCTACGAGGGCTATGGTCCCGCTGGCGTCGCCGTGTACGTCGAGTGCCTGACGGACAACCTCAACCGCACCGCCGCAGACGTCCGCTCCGCCTTCACGCACGCAGGCGGCAACCTCGGCACCTCCGGTTCCGTCTCCTTCCAGTTCACACGCAAGGGCTCCCTCGCCGTCGACAAGGTCATCAAGAGCGATGACAAGAAGGTCCCCGACAAGGACAATGCGGTCGACGAGGACGAGTTCATGATGGCCGTCGCCGAAGCCGAAGGCGAGGACTACGAGGACGCCGGCGAGCAGTGGATCGTCTACACCCCCTACGACAGGATGCAGGATGTCCAGAGGGGCCTCGAGGCCCAGGGTATCGAGGTCAAGGGCTCCGAGCTCACCATGGTCCCCAACACCCCCAACAACCTCGAGCTCAACGACGCGAAGAAGGTCCAGCGCCTCGTCGACCGCCTCGAGGACCTCGATGACGTCCAGAACGTCTATACCACCATGGAGGTCTCCGACGAGGTCGCCGAGCAGCTTGACGAGGACTAG
- a CDS encoding J domain-containing protein — translation MKQDMTQREAERALELPDRYTKADLRAQFTSLAREYHPDNASRNGMSAKFAQRKMIEINKAYALLKTFFEDDAAAMVQRDYVDGPGVHFDPSGTHAARTQVDDSLFWDADGNPRSAVAEEAANAAVDVAAGTHRLRRLLLGPVFLRVVVSLAFAAVWYGTFPLLPHNFGRFDVSVAASLRQLLDFSTAALYPTYFLVYELLTGNVSDAIRELLNGAATLATNVHVEIRPRGSYTSCLTNLIQKQWYGPLILPLAAHVALIAADQPAGPERTALFVLAAAVGVEALLGFFGIGLASAAARGLGNLIEKRYVTARMALLKRCGQWVTGGGSRPA, via the coding sequence TTGAAGCAGGACATGACCCAGCGGGAGGCCGAGAGGGCCCTCGAGCTTCCCGACCGCTACACCAAGGCTGACCTGCGTGCGCAGTTCACCAGCCTTGCCCGTGAATACCATCCCGACAACGCCTCGCGAAACGGCATGAGCGCGAAGTTCGCCCAGCGCAAGATGATCGAGATCAACAAGGCGTATGCCCTGCTGAAGACCTTCTTCGAAGATGACGCGGCGGCCATGGTGCAGCGCGACTACGTCGATGGTCCGGGCGTCCACTTCGATCCCAGCGGCACGCATGCGGCTCGCACGCAGGTGGACGACTCGCTCTTCTGGGATGCCGACGGCAATCCCAGGAGCGCCGTCGCCGAGGAGGCCGCCAACGCCGCAGTCGACGTCGCGGCTGGCACCCACAGGCTCCGTCGCCTCCTCTTGGGTCCCGTGTTCCTCCGCGTCGTGGTGTCCCTGGCGTTCGCCGCCGTCTGGTATGGGACGTTTCCGCTGCTGCCCCACAACTTCGGTCGCTTCGACGTCTCGGTCGCGGCAAGCCTGCGTCAGCTCCTGGACTTTTCCACGGCAGCCCTCTATCCCACGTACTTTCTCGTCTACGAGCTCCTCACGGGCAACGTCTCCGACGCCATCCGCGAGCTGCTGAACGGTGCCGCCACCCTTGCGACGAACGTCCACGTCGAGATCCGTCCCAGGGGGTCCTACACGTCCTGCCTCACGAACCTCATCCAGAAGCAGTGGTATGGCCCGCTCATCCTCCCCCTGGCGGCACACGTCGCCCTCATCGCGGCCGATCAGCCGGCGGGGCCCGAGAGGACCGCGCTCTTCGTGCTTGCGGCTGCCGTCGGCGTCGAGGCTCTCCTGGGCTTCTTTGGCATCGGCCTGGCAAGTGCTGCGGCACGCGGCCTGGGCAACCTCATCGAGAAGCGCTACGTCACCGCCCGCATGGCCCTACTCAAACGCTGTGGACAGTGGGTGACGGGCGGTGGCTCGCGCCCTGCGTAG
- a CDS encoding SGNH/GDSL hydrolase family protein, protein MSKHGRHVARHGERCLVREERVVADSHHANLWPATARTLVVLAVGSVIALGIVLLFEVFDMGFVGRHEVQPAEEADPSTLVPPHVGPAVAGEEETPVAGSAVASTAGASTADTSTLAGMVTAGRVSSIRLVGDSITAGYLCDGYEAPSDTGVVAYSGPEGTYYETATTIDDWANSFRSYATERDVTFVNAAVSGFRMSFLADDPDAWLADGADVIVVMLGTNDAAKESLEDFRAYAREALAAAAARCGHLVVVSPPDNERTDATNRFGMGQVDQVLGELCAEAGWEHVSLYDVLVPGTSDFNEDQVHPTSAGSQKLWAALRERLGLG, encoded by the coding sequence ATGTCCAAGCATGGAAGGCACGTCGCCCGTCACGGAGAGCGTTGCCTCGTGCGCGAAGAGCGCGTGGTTGCCGACAGCCATCACGCCAACCTCTGGCCCGCAACGGCCAGGACGCTCGTCGTCCTGGCTGTCGGATCGGTCATCGCCTTGGGAATCGTGCTTCTGTTTGAGGTCTTTGACATGGGTTTCGTAGGCCGGCATGAGGTGCAGCCTGCCGAGGAGGCAGATCCTTCGACTCTGGTCCCACCGCATGTGGGCCCAGCCGTCGCGGGCGAGGAAGAGACGCCTGTCGCGGGCTCCGCGGTCGCCTCGACCGCGGGTGCCTCGACTGCGGACACCTCGACGCTTGCGGGTATGGTTACTGCAGGTAGGGTGTCATCCATCCGTCTTGTCGGTGACTCGATCACGGCGGGGTACCTCTGTGACGGCTACGAGGCTCCCAGCGACACGGGCGTCGTGGCGTATTCCGGCCCCGAGGGCACCTACTACGAGACCGCGACCACCATCGACGACTGGGCGAACTCCTTCCGTTCCTACGCGACCGAGAGGGACGTCACCTTCGTGAATGCGGCGGTGTCCGGCTTCCGCATGTCGTTTCTGGCCGATGACCCGGATGCCTGGCTGGCCGACGGCGCCGACGTGATCGTCGTGATGCTGGGCACCAACGATGCGGCCAAGGAGTCACTCGAAGACTTCCGCGCGTACGCCCGGGAGGCACTTGCGGCTGCGGCCGCGCGCTGCGGCCATCTCGTCGTGGTCTCTCCTCCCGACAACGAGCGCACCGACGCCACGAATCGCTTTGGCATGGGCCAGGTGGACCAGGTCCTGGGCGAGCTGTGCGCGGAGGCCGGCTGGGAGCACGTATCGCTCTACGACGTCCTGGTGCCGGGGACCAGCGACTTCAACGAGGACCAGGTCCACCCGACGTCAGCAGGTTCGCAGAAGCTCTGGGCGGCGCTTCGCGAGCGCTTGGGTCTGGGGTAG
- a CDS encoding NifU family protein — protein sequence MAEETKTPINRELLEATLDVIRQSLQADGGDVALVGFNDEGVVTLEMQGACAGCPLSSLDMSEGIERILKEHVPGVTKVEPAMAW from the coding sequence GTGGCAGAAGAGACCAAGACCCCCATCAATCGCGAGCTCCTGGAGGCCACGCTCGACGTGATCCGCCAGAGCCTCCAGGCCGATGGTGGCGACGTCGCGCTGGTGGGCTTCAACGACGAGGGCGTCGTCACCCTCGAGATGCAGGGCGCCTGCGCGGGCTGTCCGCTCTCCAGCCTGGACATGAGCGAGGGCATCGAGCGCATCCTCAAGGAGCACGTCCCCGGCGTGACCAAGGTCGAGCCGGCCATGGCCTGGTAG
- a CDS encoding Asp23/Gls24 family envelope stress response protein, protein MSKNRTRNHFSAMTAGGQATGGELVPDAASADKAPTAGTQDGIGTQDGAGTQTAEAQAGVSAEMGAAGHSESPRDASDGGHASVVLATTKSVGVESAGADPAGTGLSASAVTDDLDDDEDLDSEDSLTFSNGVIEKIVALAMRDVPGVIGMKGSWFNRVQETFGTTDSRKGVTVEVTPEASVRVNISVLIEYGAYAPQVFEDVKRAVVKQVSGMTGLSVAGVNLRIEDVLTAEEAAARNRAAAAADAGGMDPAPTEATDARAASATVAPASAAASAAEKGSALAAEGE, encoded by the coding sequence ATGTCCAAGAACCGTACGCGCAACCACTTCTCGGCCATGACCGCCGGGGGCCAAGCCACAGGTGGGGAGCTTGTGCCGGATGCGGCTTCGGCCGACAAGGCCCCGACCGCAGGCACCCAGGACGGCATAGGCACCCAGGACGGCGCAGGCACCCAGACGGCGGAAGCCCAGGCCGGCGTCTCCGCCGAGATGGGGGCGGCCGGGCACTCCGAGTCGCCCCGCGACGCCAGCGACGGTGGCCACGCGTCCGTCGTGCTCGCGACCACCAAATCCGTGGGCGTCGAATCCGCGGGCGCCGACCCCGCGGGTACGGGGCTCTCCGCCTCCGCCGTCACCGACGACCTCGACGACGACGAGGACCTCGACTCCGAGGACTCCCTGACCTTCTCCAACGGCGTCATCGAGAAGATCGTCGCCCTTGCCATGCGCGACGTGCCCGGCGTCATCGGCATGAAGGGGAGCTGGTTCAACCGCGTCCAGGAGACCTTCGGCACCACCGACTCCCGCAAGGGCGTCACGGTCGAGGTGACGCCCGAGGCCTCCGTCCGCGTCAACATCTCGGTCCTCATCGAGTACGGCGCCTACGCGCCACAGGTCTTCGAGGACGTCAAGCGTGCCGTCGTCAAGCAGGTCAGCGGCATGACCGGCCTCTCCGTGGCGGGCGTCAACCTGCGCATCGAGGACGTCCTCACGGCCGAGGAGGCCGCAGCGCGCAACAGGGCCGCTGCCGCGGCGGATGCCGGCGGCATGGACCCGGCCCCCACCGAGGCCACCGACGCCCGAGCCGCATCCGCTACGGTGGCGCCCGCTTCCGCAGCCGCCTCCGCCGCCGAGAAGGGCTCCGCCCTCGCGGCAGAGGGCGAGTAG
- a CDS encoding LicD family protein has protein sequence MLGRIKQYLPPSSRSFHGLYREVLGLREDVRAMRDDIALLREELHRVRDDAAVSVHLQTEQVAQAAQAGERVDDLARRLDAHDAHMDLYAWQSLRREGERMADAKSRFFSSLPAACGSMRLLQLGCARLLHEFDDLCRENDLEYWVAFGTLLGAVRHGGFIPWDDDTDLGMMRDDIDRLARLVEQSERFRVSLVYDRSVFCRQLRLMYRDPRIPCFLDLFAFDYVTDVSSRTFDEQQALRDRMCAELAAREELSFWTGMPYLPSTDERSGRIEEVFSRYRDDLYGRGVLTHDARRAKGIVWGIDNLNDRNHYRWICELGDVFPTRELSFEGGPCRGPNNHLKFLDEVYGDIYSLPADIRSHFAHVSREELRSSETCQAMEEFFGSDMVDASMGEDGEARQCAE, from the coding sequence ATGTTGGGCAGAATCAAGCAGTACCTCCCTCCGTCGTCGCGCTCCTTCCACGGCCTCTATCGTGAGGTGCTTGGCCTGAGGGAGGACGTGCGGGCCATGCGCGATGACATCGCGCTCCTACGCGAGGAGCTCCATCGCGTGCGTGATGATGCGGCCGTCTCCGTTCACTTGCAGACGGAGCAGGTGGCCCAGGCAGCCCAGGCGGGGGAGAGGGTCGATGACCTCGCGCGGAGGCTGGACGCCCATGACGCCCACATGGACCTGTACGCCTGGCAGAGCCTGCGTAGGGAGGGCGAGCGCATGGCGGATGCGAAGAGCCGCTTCTTCTCGTCCCTTCCCGCCGCCTGTGGGAGCATGCGGCTACTTCAACTGGGTTGCGCTCGGCTCCTGCACGAGTTCGACGATCTGTGCAGAGAAAATGACCTTGAATACTGGGTTGCCTTCGGTACGTTGTTGGGCGCCGTGCGCCATGGCGGCTTCATCCCCTGGGATGATGACACCGACCTGGGCATGATGCGCGATGACATCGACCGCCTGGCGAGGCTGGTGGAACAGAGCGAGCGGTTCAGGGTCTCTCTCGTGTACGATCGCTCCGTGTTCTGTCGTCAGCTGCGCCTCATGTATCGTGACCCGCGCATACCCTGCTTCCTCGACCTCTTCGCCTTCGACTACGTCACGGACGTGTCCTCTCGTACGTTTGACGAGCAGCAGGCCCTTCGCGACAGGATGTGCGCGGAGCTCGCGGCACGGGAGGAGCTCTCCTTCTGGACGGGCATGCCCTACCTTCCCAGCACGGACGAGAGGTCGGGGAGGATCGAGGAGGTCTTCTCCCGCTATAGGGACGATCTATACGGACGAGGCGTCCTGACGCATGATGCCCGCCGCGCCAAGGGCATCGTCTGGGGTATAGATAACCTCAACGACCGGAATCACTACAGGTGGATATGCGAGCTTGGGGACGTCTTTCCCACGAGGGAGCTGTCCTTCGAGGGAGGCCCCTGCCGTGGGCCGAACAACCACCTGAAGTTCCTCGACGAGGTGTACGGCGACATCTACTCCCTCCCCGCAGACATCAGGAGTCACTTTGCCCACGTTTCGCGTGAAGAGCTCCGCTCGAGCGAGACATGCCAGGCCATGGAGGAGTTCTTCGGGAGCGATATGGTCGACGCCTCCATGGGCGAGGACGGAGAGGCCAGACAATGCGCAGAGTGA
- the lgt gene encoding prolipoprotein diacylglyceryl transferase yields the protein MWLDDLYHALDPVALAAGPVVIRWYGLAYFFGFVCAAIAIRRTARRWGFSMSVDDLTTLMIGIAFGVIIGARLAYVIFYGDGYYLQNPLEVLVPVGGGIRGMSFHGGLVGAIAGGAIACRHLRWSIPTTCDLAVIGAPLGLFFGRCANFINGELWGKETSLPWGVMFWDTGGGHVYRHPSQLYEALLEGVLMFAILYLLSRRRPARPQGTFLGTFLALYGCFRFLIEFVRLPDAQLGYLLGTDWLTMGQCLSLPLVAVGVAVVTWAHRARCPQALLLGKARRS from the coding sequence ATGTGGCTCGACGACCTCTACCATGCACTCGACCCCGTCGCACTGGCGGCGGGGCCCGTCGTCATCCGCTGGTACGGGCTGGCGTACTTCTTCGGCTTCGTCTGCGCCGCGATCGCCATCAGGCGTACGGCACGACGCTGGGGCTTTTCGATGAGCGTGGATGACCTGACCACGCTCATGATCGGCATAGCGTTCGGCGTGATCATCGGTGCCCGCCTGGCGTACGTGATCTTCTATGGGGACGGCTACTACCTGCAGAACCCACTTGAGGTCCTCGTCCCCGTCGGGGGCGGCATCCGTGGCATGAGCTTTCATGGCGGGCTTGTCGGCGCCATCGCGGGTGGCGCCATCGCGTGCCGCCACCTGCGCTGGTCCATCCCCACGACCTGCGATCTGGCCGTGATCGGCGCCCCCCTCGGCCTCTTCTTCGGACGCTGCGCCAACTTCATCAACGGGGAGCTGTGGGGCAAGGAGACGAGCCTCCCCTGGGGCGTCATGTTCTGGGACACGGGCGGTGGACACGTGTATCGTCACCCCTCCCAGCTCTACGAGGCCCTTCTCGAGGGTGTCCTGATGTTTGCGATCCTCTACCTGCTCTCGCGCCGCAGGCCCGCCCGCCCGCAGGGCACGTTCCTGGGCACGTTCCTCGCGCTCTATGGGTGCTTCCGCTTCCTGATCGAGTTCGTGCGCCTGCCGGACGCACAGCTTGGCTACCTGCTCGGCACCGATTGGCTGACCATGGGCCAGTGCCTGTCGCTGCCCCTCGTGGCCGTGGGCGTCGCCGTCGTGACCTGGGCGCATCGGGCCCGGTGTCCGCAGGCGCTCCTGCTGGGGAAGGCGCGCCGCTCGTAG